One window of Jannaschia sp. CCS1 genomic DNA carries:
- a CDS encoding tripartite tricarboxylate transporter TctB family protein, with translation MALDRWIALIFVGLCCAYGYAAFFTMDQLLPPFMQRNPVWPSTFPKVLAIAGIIVGLVVVLGLEKEDKTKEPSATDINYRRLQDYNTGQAIGLLVLMVVYALALRPAGFIAATTLFLILGSFILGERKFHIMIPVSAFATFIVWYLVQEVLGIFLRPWPFFLA, from the coding sequence ATGGCGCTGGATCGCTGGATCGCGCTGATTTTCGTCGGGCTCTGTTGCGCCTACGGCTACGCCGCGTTCTTCACCATGGACCAGTTGCTGCCGCCCTTCATGCAGCGCAACCCCGTCTGGCCCTCTACCTTCCCCAAGGTCCTCGCCATCGCGGGTATCATTGTCGGGCTCGTCGTCGTCCTTGGCCTTGAGAAAGAGGACAAGACGAAAGAGCCCTCCGCCACCGACATCAACTACCGCCGCCTGCAGGATTACAACACCGGTCAGGCCATCGGGCTTCTGGTCCTGATGGTGGTCTACGCGCTGGCTCTGCGCCCCGCGGGCTTCATCGCCGCGACAACCCTATTCCTGATCCTCGGCAGCTTCATCCTGGGGGAGCGGAAGTTCCACATCATGATCCCGGTCTCGGCCTTCGCGACCTTCATCGTCTGGTATCTCGTGCAAGAGGTTCTTGGCATCTTCCTGCGGCCTTGGCCGTTCTTCCTGGCGTAA